A region of Faecalibacterium taiwanense DNA encodes the following proteins:
- a CDS encoding Maff2 family mobile element protein: MEFFNSAIEVLQTLVVALGAGLGVWGAINLLEGYGNDNPGSKSQGMKQLMAGGGVALVGITLIPLLSGLFG, from the coding sequence ATGGAATTCTTTAACTCTGCTATCGAAGTTCTTCAGACTCTGGTTGTCGCTCTGGGTGCCGGTCTCGGCGTGTGGGGTGCCATCAACCTGCTGGAAGGTTATGGCAACGACAACCCCGGCTCCAAGTCTCAGGGCATGAAGCAGCTCATGGCTGGCGGCGGTGTCGCTCTGGTGGGCATCACCCTGATTCCTCTGCTGTCTGGTCTGTTCGGCTAA